A portion of the Lolium rigidum isolate FL_2022 chromosome 1, APGP_CSIRO_Lrig_0.1, whole genome shotgun sequence genome contains these proteins:
- the LOC124647611 gene encoding uncharacterized protein At4g15970-like, translating to MLGGKMKGDASSISPLVSFALGAAMATVCVLFFFFMSASPGNRLVDIAAWSRNNGTAAAQLEHLRSVADAARNVTAVAAPAPSPAKLQAASEYGDLEEVLARAAMADRTVIMTQINAAWTKPGSLLDLFFESFRTGEGGVARLLGHLVIVTMDPAAYAQCQRVHPHCYFLRTTGVDYRSEKFFMSKDYLEMMWARNKFQQTIVELGYNFIFTDVDVMWFRDPFKHISMGADIAISSDFFIGDPYSLGNFPNGGFLYVRSCPNTIQFYRHWQAGRYRFFGKNEQDVFNLIKHDMVDRLGIAIQFLDTKYISGFCQLSKDLNKMCTLHANCCVGLGAKLHDLRNVLDVWRNYTAAPVAEKRAGKFQWKVPGICIH from the exons ATGCTGGGAGGGAAGATGAAGGGGGATGCGAGCAGCATTAGCCCGCTGGTGTCCTTCGCGCTCggcgccgccatggccaccgtctgcgtgctcttcttcttcttcatgtcCGCCAGCCCCGGCAACCGCCTCGTCGACATCGCTGCATGGAGCCGCAACAACGGCACCGCCGCCGCACAGCTCGAGCACCTGCGCTCCGTCGCAGACGCCGCCCGCAACGTCACCGCCGTGGCCGCCCCGGCCCCATCCCCCGCCAAG CTGCAGGCGGCGTCGGAGTACGGCGACCTGGAGGAGGTGCTGGCGCGGGCGGCGATGGCGGACCGGACGGTGATCATGACGCAGATAAACGCGGCGTGGACGAAGCCGGGCTCGCTGCTGGACCTCTTCTTCGAGAGCTTCCGCACTGGCGAGGGCGGCGTGGCGCGGCTGCTGGGCCACCTCGTCATCGTCACCATGGACCCGGCGGCGTACGCGCAGTGCCAGCGCGTGCACCCGCACTGCTACTTTTTGAGGACGACCGGGGTCGACTACCGGTCCGAGAAGTTCTTCATGAGCAAGGACTACCTGGAGATGATGTGGGCAAGGAACAAGTTCCAGCAGACCATCGTCGAGCTCGGctacaacttcatcttcacg GACGTGGACGTGATGTGGTTCCGCGACCCGTTCAAGCACATCTCCATGGGGGCGGACATCGCCATCTCCAGCGACTTCTTCATCGGCGACCCCTACAGCCTCGGCAACTTCCCCAACGGCGGCTTCCTCTACGTGCGCTCCTGCCCCAACACCATCCAGTTCTACCGCCACTGGCAGGCCGGGCGGTACCGCTTCTTCGGGAAGAACGAGCAGGACGTGTTCAACCTCATCAAGCACGACATGGTCGACAGGCTCGGCATCGCCATCCAGTTCCTCGACACCAAGTACATCTCGGGCTTCTGTCAGCTCAGCAAGGACCTCAACAAGATGTGCACGCTGCACGCCAACTGCTGCGTGGGGCTGGGCGCCAAGCTGCATGATCTGAGGAACGTGCTGGATGTGTGGCGGAACTACACCGCCGCGCCGGTCGCGGAGAAGAGGGCCGGCAAGTTCCAGTGGAAGGTCCCCGGCATATGCATCCATTGA